One segment of Trypanosoma brucei brucei TREU927 chromosome 8, complete sequence DNA contains the following:
- a CDS encoding short-chain dehydrogenase, putative yields MPFQLSRRLVVASVRQIRVRIPCSRCYCLYESCRSYRQTPSLFPPRKISQAKQKPLFPGMYRTVRLFDGEHTYHYGRHTYTIMRESLTFAIIPLGCVAAYAATYFDPFAAVPLELQGAYLVFLLIGSRLYARGRSCRTVKDLTGRHVVVTGGTSGIGKETAARLAAAGADVTVLARSSSHAEAAITYIRRSAHCEGQVVQFTPLDLSDFLAVRDYCRRLRHTNTRLDILVNCAGVMHQRQVMSRCGDDEQLAVNLLGPYLLTEGLLPLIAESGGRIVNVSCSAHVAVRGNIVQTYLSGRGVWSPRVRGKFDGLEQYGLTKLGCIYHAQELASRSYHSTTKGNASFCPTDTSHPSLGSSAINKGSNLNLYHYKHNSGNRASNNNDSGDGGGDDEAGAPNYTTCVAVPGGVVTGIYRYVPLAATFRWFRWIYLLFMRSAREGSQTVVDCCLRDDIVNGGYYQNCRYAPSGLSAAACNIEERKNVLTWVRRKMQPYMQWDR; encoded by the coding sequence ATGCCATTCCAGCTAAGCCGTCGTCTCGTGGTAGCTTCAGTGCGACAAATACGCGTCAGAATTCCGTGCAGCcgatgttattgtttgtaCGAGAGCTGCCGGAGCTACCGACAGACGCCGTCTCTCTTTCCTCCACGTAAAATTTCCCAGGCAAAACAGAAGCCGTTGTTCCCTGGCATGTATCGCACGGTGAGACTGTTTGATGGTGAGCACACATACCATTACGGCCGGCACACCTACACTATCATGCGGGAGAGCCTCACATTTGCCATCATACCACTTGGTTGCGTAGCTGCTTATGCCGCCACTTACTTTGATCCCTTTGCGGCGGTTCCACTAGAACTTCAAGGGGCTTATCTCGTATTTCTTCTTATTGGTTCACGGTTGTACGCCCGCGGTCGCAGTTGTCGGACCGTAAAGGATCTTACGGGTCGCCATGTGGTTGTTACGGGCGGCACCAGCGGCATTGGGAAGGAAACGGCGGCCCGACTTGCTGCAGCGGGCGCCGATGTAACTGTTTTAGCCCGTAGCAGCTCTCATGCTGAGGCAGCGATAACCTACATAAGGCGTTCCGCTCATTGTGAAGGACAAGTGGTGCAATTTACCCCACTTGACCTCTCAGACTTTCTTGCAGTGCGCGACTACTGTAGGAGACTTCGTCATACCAACACGCGACTAGATATTTTGGTCAACTGCGCTGGGGTTATGCACCAACGGCAAGTGATGTCACGCTGCGGTGACGATGAACAGCTGGCTGTGAACCTGCTTGGGCCGTACCTATTGACAGAAGGACTCCTTCCACTTATCGCAGAGAGCGGTGGCCGGATTGTAAACGTTTCGTGCTCTGCCCATGTAGCAGTGAGAGGAAATATTGTGCAAACGTACCTTTCGGGTCGGGGGGTGTGGTCTCCACGAGTGCGTGGGAAGTTCGATGGACTTGAACAGTATGGGCTCACAAAACTTGGCTGCATTTACCACGCACAAGAACTCGCTAGTCGTTCCTACCACTCCACAACGAAAGGAAATGCATCATTTTGTCCAACCGATACGTCCCACCCCTCACTGGGCTCAAGTGCCATCAACAAAGGTAGTAACTTAAACCTTTATCATTACAAACATAACAGCGGCAACCGAGCGAGTAATAACAACGACAGCGGAGACGGGGGAGGTGATGATGAAGCTGGCGCGCCAAATTACACAACCTGTGTGGCCGTCCCAGGTGGTGTAGTGACTGGTATATACCGTTATGTGCCTCTTGCTGCCACATTTCGTTGGTTCCGTTGGATATACCTCCTCTTCATGCGTAGTGCCCGTGAAGGGAGTCAGACAGTAGTGGATTGCTGTCTAAGGGATGATATTGTGAATGGTGGGTACTATCAGAACTGTCGCTACGCACCCAGTGGACTTTCCGCCGCAGCCTGCAACATAGAAGAGCGGAAGAATGTTCTCACGTGGGTGAGACGTAAAATGCAACCATATATGCAATGGGACAGATAA